A region from the Nostoc sp. HK-01 genome encodes:
- a CDS encoding adenosine/AMP deaminase, whose product MALHAELHRHLGGSVVPRVLWRYFERHSAEFISRFPNYGEFEEFYTKPRNTLDEYLELHTLVESVQTVETLPYFIYRLVRGAYIFENLAYLELRYTPYLRTPEHLSQSQRIDKMAEIVDVVGKASHIQECPIVTSQILCMHTRLPFEVNKAIIDLAVQNRQYVCGIDVAGGDSYYADRLQEWISLYDYARSQGINTTGHLYETTAGCYPELLPYLMRIGHGIQIPLLYPELLPDIARRGQCLEVCPTTYIKTGTLQDIRQLKLVFDRCFDAGVDIAICTDNAGLHNVRLPFEYENLLTYDIISFAQLQACQDAAFRHAFAWPYSHRPASLLNGLLQPETPKVMMMKD is encoded by the coding sequence ATGGCTTTACACGCTGAATTACATAGGCATTTGGGCGGTTCAGTTGTACCGCGCGTTTTATGGCGATATTTTGAACGACATTCTGCGGAATTCATTTCTCGCTTTCCTAACTACGGAGAGTTTGAAGAATTTTATACCAAGCCTCGCAATACCTTAGATGAATATTTAGAATTGCATACCTTAGTTGAAAGTGTGCAAACTGTAGAAACTTTGCCTTACTTTATTTATCGCTTGGTACGGGGTGCTTATATATTTGAAAATTTGGCTTATCTTGAACTGCGCTATACCCCATACCTACGGACACCAGAACATTTAAGTCAATCGCAAAGAATTGACAAGATGGCAGAAATTGTGGACGTAGTGGGCAAAGCCAGTCATATTCAAGAATGCCCAATTGTGACTAGCCAAATTTTGTGTATGCACACGCGCCTACCATTCGAGGTAAATAAGGCAATTATTGATTTGGCGGTGCAGAACAGGCAGTATGTGTGTGGAATAGATGTTGCAGGGGGTGATAGCTACTACGCCGATCGCCTGCAAGAATGGATTAGTCTGTATGATTATGCGCGATCGCAAGGCATTAATACCACTGGACATCTTTACGAAACCACCGCTGGTTGTTACCCAGAACTGCTACCCTATCTGATGCGGATTGGTCACGGTATCCAAATTCCTTTGTTATATCCAGAATTACTTCCAGATATCGCCAGACGTGGGCAGTGTTTGGAAGTCTGCCCGACAACATACATCAAAACAGGCACTTTACAGGATATCCGTCAACTCAAATTAGTCTTTGACCGTTGTTTTGATGCTGGGGTAGATATTGCCATTTGTACTGACAATGCTGGCTTACATAATGTCCGTTTACCATTTGAATACGAAAATCTCTTGACTTACGACATTATTAGCTTTGCTCAGTTACAAGCTTGCCAAGACGCGGCTTTTCGCCATGCCTTTGCTTGGCCTTATAGTCACCGTCCAGCATCGCTGTTAAATGGTTTGCTACAACCAGAAACGCCAAAAGTGATGATGATGAAAGATTAG
- a CDS encoding serine/threonine protein kinase has product MSEKLYEDLLSNQLMSHYMIGKVLQSRYQIVESLGAGVFGQTYTAIDIDYPEDPKYVVKQLKTSNCQTSYLETLRLHFLTETETLKRLGSHPQIPELIACFEEHERLYLVQEFVEGHDLTAELPIHQQWGCLWTESEVVEFLEDVLQILEFVHSQGVIHCDIKPENLIRRCTDGKLVLIDFGSIQSVKFSLDTELPIDWIPVTSLGYIPPEQFIGQTRPNSDIYALGMIAIQALTGLEPLQFKVDPQTNEIIWRLPNTPVGDYLAAILSQMIRYDFLERFQSAGEVLRVLKQMRRETQPSPVLATRYSEPSPLVRTSDDNQQNSHSDKLSPLITGMKIGLAANSLLMGFGVYSLLNNSPAYSESETLYKATENYQAGDLQGAIALAKSIPSYSNVYPEVQATIETWQKEWLQAAEQYLLAEQALNEGRWSDVLKTASQVPDILYWQSKTDQLVQQARVNIETQAQSLLTKAYAKAEARDFSTALAYLSQIPHESSAGAIVQKKLAEYNQKRQVRATYFLQNAYKKAAFGDFDGAVRFLHQIPKDTKVYAQAQTKLQEYTQKQRWQTRSQDLAFGIVAPKENTNKLLNSHLENQLQEVNIR; this is encoded by the coding sequence ATGTCCGAAAAGTTATATGAGGACTTACTAAGTAACCAGCTTATGAGCCACTACATGATCGGTAAAGTACTACAATCACGGTACCAAATCGTTGAAAGTCTGGGTGCAGGAGTATTTGGACAGACATATACTGCTATAGACATAGATTACCCAGAAGACCCTAAATATGTCGTGAAGCAGTTGAAAACCAGCAATTGCCAAACTAGCTATTTAGAAACATTAAGACTGCATTTTCTCACGGAAACAGAAACACTCAAACGTCTGGGTAGCCATCCGCAAATTCCCGAACTCATCGCTTGCTTTGAAGAACATGAGCGATTATATCTCGTACAAGAGTTTGTCGAAGGACATGATTTAACAGCAGAACTACCAATTCATCAACAGTGGGGATGTCTATGGACTGAAAGCGAAGTTGTGGAATTTTTAGAAGATGTCTTACAAATTTTAGAATTTGTGCATTCTCAAGGTGTGATTCATTGTGATATCAAACCAGAAAATTTAATTAGACGCTGTACTGATGGCAAACTAGTTTTAATTGACTTTGGTTCTATCCAGTCTGTTAAGTTTTCTCTAGATACTGAATTACCAATTGATTGGATTCCTGTAACATCATTGGGTTACATTCCACCAGAGCAATTTATTGGTCAAACACGCCCTAATAGTGATATTTATGCCTTGGGTATGATTGCTATCCAGGCGCTCACAGGTTTAGAACCGCTACAGTTTAAAGTTGATCCGCAAACAAATGAAATTATCTGGCGTTTACCCAACACTCCAGTTGGTGATTATTTAGCTGCTATTCTCAGCCAAATGATCCGCTATGATTTTCTAGAACGTTTTCAGTCAGCGGGTGAAGTACTGCGTGTACTCAAACAAATGCGGCGAGAAACTCAGCCATCTCCAGTTTTAGCAACACGATATAGTGAGCCATCACCTCTGGTACGTACTAGTGATGATAATCAGCAAAATTCTCATTCTGACAAGCTATCGCCATTAATCACAGGGATGAAAATCGGACTGGCGGCTAATTCTTTGTTGATGGGATTTGGTGTTTATTCTTTACTAAATAATTCTCCTGCATATTCAGAAAGCGAAACTTTATATAAAGCCACAGAGAATTATCAAGCTGGGGATTTGCAAGGTGCGATCGCACTGGCTAAATCAATTCCATCCTACAGCAATGTTTACCCAGAAGTACAAGCCACTATCGAAACCTGGCAAAAAGAATGGCTTCAGGCTGCGGAACAATATTTATTAGCAGAACAAGCCTTGAATGAAGGTAGATGGTCGGATGTTCTCAAAACAGCTTCTCAAGTCCCAGATATTTTATATTGGCAATCAAAAACAGACCAACTTGTTCAACAAGCACGAGTTAATATTGAAACACAAGCACAAAGTTTACTCACTAAAGCTTATGCAAAAGCTGAAGCTAGAGATTTTTCGACTGCTTTAGCATATCTGAGCCAAATTCCCCATGAAAGTTCGGCTGGCGCTATAGTGCAGAAAAAATTGGCTGAATATAATCAAAAACGGCAAGTTAGAGCCACTTACTTTTTACAAAATGCTTATAAAAAAGCAGCTTTTGGTGACTTTGATGGGGCTGTTAGGTTTCTGCATCAAATTCCTAAAGATACAAAAGTGTATGCTCAAGCTCAAACTAAACTGCAAGAGTATACTCAAAAGCAACGTTGGCAAACGCGCAGTCAAGATTTAGCTTTCGGTATAGTTGCTCCTAAAGAAAATACAAATAAACTGCTCAATTCGCATTTAGAAAATCAACTACAAGAAGTAAATATTCGCTAG